The following proteins are encoded in a genomic region of Thermovirga sp.:
- a CDS encoding enoyl-CoA hydratase/isomerase family protein: MEYSRLIVERGEDHVASVTLNRPEKMNAFDSPMAEELLAAFSELDSCPKTRVVLVRGAGRNFCAGIDVSEILGK, translated from the coding sequence ATGGAATATTCAAGGCTGATCGTTGAAAGGGGCGAGGATCATGTCGCCAGTGTTACCCTTAACAGGCCGGAGAAAATGAACGCTTTTGACAGCCCGATGGCGGAGGAACTCCTGGCCGCTTTCAGCGAACTGGATTCCTGTCCCAAAACCAGGGTGGTCCTCGTCAGGGGAGCCGGGCGCAATTTCTGCGCGGGGATCGATGTGAGTGAGATCTTGGGTAAAAA